The DNA region TCGCGCGAATCCAATCCGCGACCAGGGCCGGTTCGCCGTAAGAGGCCAGACCCATCGTCTTGCCTTCCGCGAACGCGCCGAAACCGCAAAAACGGGTCGCCAATTCGTAGAACGCGCCCAGGCTGTTGAGCGAGCGCGGCAGACTGGCGACCTTGCTCAGTTCCCGCATCTCTCCCCACCGGGCATGATAAAAAGTCGTGTGTTCCACTTGCGGGATCAGCCGGCCGGGACCGCGATCCGCCAGCACGTTGCCCGCGCCGTCCGCCACCAGCACCGCCGCTTCAGTGAAGGGCGAAGCCGCGAACGCGCCAACCGCGTGCGCCAGATGATGATTGATCACCGTCACCCGATCGGCGGGAAAACCGGGCAGTTGCGCCGCCACATCCGCCGCTGCGAGATTGCGCAACGGTCGGTCGGGATGATAAACGACCGAGCCGACCGCCACGATTCGTTCGCAATCGGCAAGGGACGCGCCGGCAGCCGCCAGCACGTAGTCGATGGCTTTTTGCGGCATCGAGGCCAGGTAGGAGCCGTCGGCGGTCGTCACGACGGAATGTTTTTTCCGGTCGAGGCGTTCCTCGGCGATGCCGCACAAGACGACGCCGTCCCGGGCGATGACGGCGGCACGATCGTGGCTGAGGTTGAGGCCGAGAACCAATCCCATCGCGCGGGGCGGTTACTTGGCGGCCGGACGGGTCGCCAGGCGAATGCCGGAAGCGATCCCGTGGCGGACGGAGCGCCAGAACGACAGAAACAGCAAGCCGTCCCCGAGCAGGCCGATGAGGATGTGTTGGTTGATCGTCAGCGGCGCGGGCAGAAACATGTCGAAGAGGTGAGCGATGAAAAACGGCATCCCGCCTTTGTCGATCATGACGCCGATGTTGATCAGCCCGATCAGCAAGGCGGCGATCTGCCACTCGCGGGCCCGCGCATTCTCCCGCCCGAACAGGCCGGCGAAAACACCGACGACCAACGGCAGGATGAAAATCACCACCCCGACTTGTCCGATCGCGAGCAGGTAATACTTCATAAACACGGCGGTCCGCTCCTACACCTGTGAGTGCGCGTCGACGAAGACCTCTTCGAGGTTGTCCGCGAAGATGCCGCCGAACGCGGTGACGATGCGCCAGTACACGTCGTACAACGAATAGGCGCGGCCGGTTTCGTCCTCCATCGAAGTGATGGTCCGGCCGACCTTGCCGCACGGCACGATGTATTCGAACGGCTTCAGGTCGCGGCCGACGTTCAGGCCGAAGCCGTGCATGGTGACGTTTTTCTGGATGCTGAAACCGAGAAAACCGATTTTTTTGTGATCGACCACGATTCCCGGGTCGTCCTCGTCGTAATGCGCGTCGATGCCATAGGAATCCAGCACCGTGACGATCACCTCCGCCACTTT from Myxococcales bacterium includes:
- the lipB gene encoding lipoyl(octanoyl) transferase LipB, with translation MTIKWSYLGLTHYEKVLRLQQELRDQVQNGAAVDYLLLLSHHPVVTRGVSERNDDGLIEPRERFVQENIPIFDIDRGGKTTYHGPDQLVGYLIFDLKRRQFKPRQFVEKVAEVIVTVLDSYGIDAHYDEDDPGIVVDHKKIGFLGFSIQKNVTMHGFGLNVGRDLKPFEYIVPCGKVGRTITSMEDETGRAYSLYDVYWRIVTAFGGIFADNLEEVFVDAHSQV